A part of Desulfofundulus salinus genomic DNA contains:
- a CDS encoding response regulator transcription factor, translated as MAKILVVDDEEHIVELIRYNLEKEGYQVIAATDGNTAIEMARSQRPDLILLDVMLPGQDGLAVCRALQQEAETRHIPVIMISARGEELDKVLGLEMGADDYVTKPFSPRELVARVKARLRRASVEGEGRGARPSGGRLVRGRLVIDQDRFLVTVDGIKQDLTPKEFELLRFLASEPGKVFSREYLLEQIWGYDYAGDSRTVDVHIRHIRQKLEQVPNAPQYIETVRGVGYRFREVP; from the coding sequence ATGGCTAAAATCCTGGTTGTGGATGATGAAGAGCATATTGTGGAGTTGATCCGCTATAACCTGGAAAAGGAAGGTTACCAGGTAATAGCCGCCACTGACGGGAATACCGCCATCGAAATGGCGCGCTCCCAGCGGCCCGACCTGATCCTCCTGGATGTCATGTTACCGGGACAGGATGGCCTGGCGGTCTGTCGCGCCTTACAACAGGAGGCCGAAACCCGGCATATTCCGGTGATCATGATCAGTGCCCGGGGGGAGGAGCTGGATAAGGTCCTGGGTCTGGAAATGGGAGCCGACGACTACGTGACCAAGCCTTTTAGCCCGCGGGAGCTGGTGGCGCGGGTCAAAGCCCGGTTGCGCCGGGCGTCCGTGGAAGGCGAAGGCAGGGGTGCTCGCCCCTCGGGGGGAAGGCTGGTTCGCGGGCGGCTGGTGATTGACCAGGATCGTTTCCTGGTTACCGTGGACGGCATTAAGCAGGACCTAACCCCAAAGGAATTTGAATTGCTGCGTTTTCTGGCCAGTGAGCCGGGAAAAGTTTTTTCCCGTGAATACCTGCTGGAACAAATCTGGGGTTACGATTATGCCGGGGACTCCCGGACGGTGGATGTGCATATCCGTCATATCCGTCAAAAGCTGGAACAGGTGCCTAACGCGCCCCAGTATATTGAAACGGTGCGTGGGGTGGGTTATCGCTTCCGGGAGGTGCCTTAA
- the pgeF gene encoding peptidoglycan editing factor PgeF, with protein MPGYLWKEGGTVKYLLWEAFLDTGLVSHGFTTRHGGVSTGEYATLNMAFHVGDDQAHVLTNRERACRALEMNPGHLVAGQQVHGDRVAVVGKAHRGRGARTAEDALPATDALITGEPLVPLSSYYADCVPVFLLDPVRRVVGLAHAGWKGTYLGIAAKTVEAMGRFFGSRPGDCLAGIGPSIGPCCYEVDAPVVDRFKDHFPFWQDLFVPNPSGKWQLDLWEANRRVLVEAGLGPENIFVAGVCTCCRQDLFFSYRGSGGRTGRMAALIMLT; from the coding sequence GTGCCCGGCTACCTGTGGAAAGAAGGAGGGACGGTTAAGTACCTGCTCTGGGAAGCCTTCCTGGACACCGGTTTGGTGAGCCATGGCTTTACCACCCGTCATGGCGGTGTCAGCACCGGGGAATACGCTACTTTAAATATGGCCTTTCATGTGGGTGATGACCAGGCCCATGTGCTGACCAACCGGGAGCGGGCCTGCCGGGCTTTAGAAATGAACCCCGGACACCTGGTGGCCGGCCAGCAGGTCCACGGGGACCGGGTGGCGGTGGTCGGGAAGGCTCACCGCGGCCGGGGGGCCCGGACGGCGGAAGATGCCCTGCCCGCCACCGATGCCCTGATTACCGGGGAACCCCTGGTACCCCTGTCCAGCTACTATGCCGATTGCGTGCCGGTTTTCCTTCTGGATCCGGTCCGGCGGGTGGTGGGTCTGGCCCATGCCGGTTGGAAGGGGACGTACCTTGGCATTGCGGCCAAAACGGTGGAGGCCATGGGCCGGTTCTTTGGCAGCCGCCCCGGGGATTGTCTGGCTGGTATTGGCCCCTCCATTGGACCCTGTTGCTATGAAGTGGATGCTCCCGTAGTTGACCGGTTTAAAGATCACTTTCCCTTCTGGCAGGATCTATTTGTTCCTAATCCGTCCGGCAAATGGCAGCTGGATCTTTGGGAGGCTAACCGGCGCGTTCTGGTGGAAGCTGGCCTTGGGCCGGAAAACATTTTTGTAGCTGGTGTGTGCACCTGTTGCCGGCAGGACCTCTTTTTTTCCTACCGGGGGAGTGGCGGCCGTACCGGGAGGATGGCGGCTCTGATCATGTTAACTTAA
- a CDS encoding MBL fold metallo-hydrolase RNA specificity domain-containing protein: protein MRVRFLGAAQTVTGSCYLLEVGPNRLMVDCGMFQGPRALRERNYRPFPVSPLSIDYVLLTHAHIDHSGLIPKLVKHGFRGKVLATPATIDLCAVMLPDSGHIQEMEVERLNRKAARANRPLIEPIYNVEDANRAMNFFQPVDYGQTVNLTKEISVRFLEAGHILGSAMVELTVREGQQETKLVFTGDLGKKNKPFLKDPSSIDHADYVFIESTYGDRLHPDQGDHLNLLHDVVWETYRKGGNLIIPAFAVERTQDLIYDLNLLIINNRFPPMKIYIDSPMAVAATEVFKKYTPYFDQETRELIARGNNPLSMAGLEFTRTTEESMALNKIKSGAIIIAASGMCEAGRIKHHLRHNLWRPECTVLFVGYQAPGTKGRKIKDGAKYVRIHGEEVAVRAAIRSIDSFSAHADKEELLEWLGHLQKPPTRVFLVHGEPSSMNVLAQDIARRYGYSVHIPVLEEEVQLTPASPVGEEELRRAYAAVAARLQDVLASGLGRGHYQEIVEQLDHLNALLASIQKQAS, encoded by the coding sequence ATGCGCGTTCGTTTTCTGGGAGCTGCCCAAACGGTTACGGGCTCCTGCTACCTTTTAGAAGTGGGGCCCAACCGGTTGATGGTGGATTGCGGCATGTTTCAGGGGCCGCGGGCGTTAAGGGAGCGCAACTACCGGCCTTTCCCTGTGTCACCCCTTAGCATAGATTACGTTTTGCTTACCCACGCCCATATTGATCACAGCGGCTTAATTCCCAAGCTGGTGAAACATGGTTTTCGGGGCAAGGTGCTGGCCACCCCGGCTACCATTGATCTCTGTGCAGTCATGTTGCCCGACAGCGGGCATATCCAGGAAATGGAGGTAGAAAGGCTTAACCGCAAGGCTGCCCGGGCCAACCGTCCGCTCATAGAACCAATTTATAACGTTGAAGACGCCAACCGGGCCATGAATTTTTTTCAACCAGTCGATTACGGCCAGACGGTGAATCTTACCAAAGAGATCAGCGTACGCTTTTTGGAAGCGGGACACATCCTTGGCTCGGCCATGGTGGAGCTTACGGTGAGGGAGGGGCAGCAAGAAACTAAACTGGTTTTTACCGGCGATTTAGGGAAAAAGAACAAGCCCTTCCTTAAAGATCCCTCGTCCATCGACCATGCCGATTATGTGTTCATCGAGTCCACCTATGGCGACCGCCTGCACCCGGACCAGGGAGATCATTTAAATTTACTCCACGATGTTGTCTGGGAGACCTATCGCAAGGGCGGCAATTTAATCATTCCCGCTTTTGCCGTGGAACGCACCCAGGATTTGATTTATGATCTCAATCTCCTGATCATCAATAACCGTTTCCCGCCCATGAAGATTTATATTGACAGCCCCATGGCCGTGGCGGCCACGGAAGTTTTCAAAAAGTATACCCCTTATTTTGACCAGGAGACCCGGGAACTTATAGCCCGGGGGAATAATCCCCTGAGCATGGCCGGTCTGGAGTTTACCCGCACCACCGAAGAATCCATGGCTTTAAATAAAATTAAAAGCGGGGCCATCATCATAGCGGCCAGCGGCATGTGCGAGGCCGGCCGGATCAAGCACCACCTGCGCCACAACCTGTGGCGTCCCGAATGCACCGTTCTTTTTGTTGGTTACCAGGCTCCTGGAACCAAGGGCCGCAAGATAAAAGACGGGGCAAAATACGTGCGCATTCACGGGGAAGAAGTGGCCGTACGGGCTGCCATCAGAAGTATCGATAGTTTTTCTGCCCATGCGGATAAAGAAGAATTGCTGGAATGGTTGGGACACTTGCAAAAACCCCCTACCCGGGTTTTCCTGGTGCACGGGGAACCTTCTTCCATGAATGTTCTGGCGCAGGATATTGCCCGCCGTTACGGTTATTCCGTGCACATTCCCGTGCTTGAGGAAGAAGTGCAGCTTACCCCGGCTTCACCGGTTGGCGAGGAGGAGTTGCGCCGGGCCTATGCCGCGGTGGCGGCCCGTTTGCAGGATGTGCTGGCCAGTGGTCTGGGCAGGGGGCATTACCAGGAGATTGTGGAACAGCTGGACCATTTGAACGCCCTGCTGGCATCCATTCAAAAGCAGGCCAGTTAA
- a CDS encoding FmdB family zinc ribbon protein, producing the protein MPIYEFRCNTCGHRFEKLCSLGESGEHQVCPVCQATGANRVMSSFASLGNRDAGGSSSGGSSCGGCAGKSCATCGH; encoded by the coding sequence ATGCCTATTTATGAATTTCGCTGCAACACCTGCGGTCACCGCTTTGAAAAATTATGCTCACTGGGAGAAAGTGGTGAGCATCAGGTATGCCCGGTATGCCAGGCCACCGGCGCAAACCGGGTGATGAGCAGCTTTGCCTCCCTGGGCAACCGGGATGCCGGCGGTAGCAGCAGTGGTGGCAGCAGCTGCGGCGGGTGCGCCGGGAAAAGCTGCGCTACCTGCGGACATTGA
- the nrdG gene encoding anaerobic ribonucleoside-triphosphate reductase activating protein: protein MLLRVAGIIKESVVDGPGLRLVVFAQGCPHRCPGCHNPHTWDPAGGTSVEVEEVLAMVKKNPLLKGITLSGGEPFAQAGALAYLARQVRALGRDVTTYTGYTWEELLELAKRDGAVKELLELSDYIVDGPYIQEKRDPALPFRGSSNQRIIDVPASLACGRVVIASWGRIG from the coding sequence ATGCTGTTACGTGTAGCCGGGATAATTAAGGAAAGTGTGGTGGACGGGCCGGGCCTGCGGCTGGTGGTCTTTGCCCAGGGTTGCCCCCATCGCTGTCCTGGCTGCCATAATCCCCATACCTGGGATCCGGCCGGAGGTACCTCGGTTGAGGTGGAAGAAGTTCTGGCCATGGTAAAGAAAAACCCCCTTTTAAAAGGGATAACCCTTTCCGGGGGCGAGCCCTTTGCCCAGGCCGGTGCCCTGGCTTATCTGGCCCGGCAGGTTCGCGCCCTGGGCCGGGATGTGACTACTTATACGGGCTATACCTGGGAGGAACTCCTTGAGCTCGCCAAAAGGGATGGGGCGGTAAAAGAGCTTCTGGAGCTTTCCGATTATATTGTGGACGGTCCCTATATCCAGGAAAAAAGGGATCCGGCACTGCCCTTCCGCGGTTCCAGCAACCAGCGCATTATTGATGTACCCGCCTCCCTTGCCTGCGGCCGGGTGGTCATCGCTTCATGGGGTAGGATTGGATAA
- the nrdD gene encoding anaerobic ribonucleoside-triphosphate reductase, giving the protein MFKVIRKRDGREVPFDETKITDAIFKAARAVGGEDRQTAMELTIEVLKMLKKKYNGQVFGVEDVQDVVEKVLIEAGHARTAKAYILYRDKRTRIREAKGDLMDAVGEILAETNRENANVGNSPSAKMLQIASAASKKYYLTRLLDEDFSNAHMRGDIHIHDLDWYAKTLNCLQLPLDRLLTEGFNTGHGYIRPPKRPTSATALAAIILQSSQNDMFGGQSFPFFDRQMAPFVEDADENETFQAMEALVYNLNSMHSRAGSQVPFSSINLGTDTSEAGRKVTRNLLLAYEAGLGRGENPIFPNIIFRVQKGVNFEPGDPNYDLFQLAIRVASKRLNPSFAFMDSSFNRPYGDQVAYMGCRSRVMANRRGPEVTPGRGNLSFTTINLPRLGIKAERNLKRFYGLLSEVMDLAIRQLYHRFRVQARLKVKDMPFVMGQGIYLGSEGLKEDDCIEPAIVNGTLAVGFIGLAEALVALTGRHHGQSEESQALGQEIVAFMRRRIDEACEEYDLNYTLLATPAEGLSGRFVQIDQREFGIIPGVTDREYYTNSFHIPVYYPINSFEKISLEGPYHKYCNAGHISYVEMASPPVHNPEAVEALIRHMAASDMGYAAINFPVDFCTSCNLMGVINENNCPRCGSAAIRRVRRITGYLSTVDRFNDSKVAELNDRLPHSLS; this is encoded by the coding sequence TTGTTCAAGGTTATCCGCAAACGGGATGGGCGGGAAGTGCCCTTTGATGAGACCAAAATTACTGATGCCATCTTTAAGGCCGCCCGGGCGGTAGGGGGTGAGGACCGCCAGACGGCCATGGAGCTCACCATTGAGGTCCTCAAGATGCTTAAGAAGAAGTACAACGGCCAGGTCTTCGGCGTGGAAGATGTCCAGGACGTGGTGGAAAAGGTGCTCATTGAAGCCGGTCATGCCCGCACGGCCAAGGCCTACATCCTCTACCGGGACAAACGGACCCGCATCCGGGAAGCCAAGGGTGATTTAATGGATGCGGTGGGGGAAATCCTGGCGGAAACCAACCGGGAAAATGCCAATGTGGGCAATTCCCCCTCGGCCAAAATGTTGCAGATTGCCAGCGCAGCCAGCAAGAAGTATTATCTCACCCGCCTTCTGGACGAGGATTTTTCCAATGCCCATATGCGGGGAGACATCCACATTCACGATCTTGACTGGTACGCCAAAACCTTGAACTGCCTGCAGCTGCCCCTGGACAGGCTCTTAACCGAAGGCTTTAATACCGGTCACGGGTATATCCGGCCCCCGAAACGGCCCACTTCGGCCACGGCCCTGGCGGCAATCATTTTGCAGAGTTCACAGAACGATATGTTCGGCGGACAGTCCTTCCCCTTTTTTGACCGGCAAATGGCTCCTTTTGTGGAAGATGCCGATGAGAACGAGACATTCCAGGCCATGGAAGCCCTGGTGTACAACCTCAACTCCATGCACTCCCGGGCGGGGAGCCAGGTGCCGTTTTCCAGCATCAACCTGGGCACCGATACTTCCGAGGCCGGGCGCAAGGTAACCCGCAACTTGCTTTTAGCCTACGAAGCCGGGCTGGGACGGGGAGAAAACCCCATTTTCCCCAATATCATTTTCCGTGTACAGAAGGGGGTCAACTTTGAACCCGGGGATCCGAATTATGATTTGTTCCAGTTAGCCATTCGGGTAGCCAGCAAACGGCTGAATCCTTCCTTTGCCTTTATGGATTCTTCTTTCAACCGTCCTTACGGGGATCAGGTGGCCTATATGGGCTGCCGCAGCCGGGTGATGGCCAACAGGCGGGGCCCGGAGGTCACGCCGGGTAGGGGGAACCTGTCCTTCACCACCATCAACCTGCCCCGGCTGGGCATAAAGGCCGAGCGAAATCTCAAGCGGTTCTATGGGCTTTTGTCGGAGGTTATGGACCTGGCAATCAGGCAGCTTTACCATCGTTTCCGGGTGCAGGCCAGGCTCAAGGTCAAGGACATGCCCTTTGTCATGGGGCAGGGTATTTACCTGGGTTCGGAGGGGCTGAAGGAGGACGATTGTATCGAGCCGGCCATTGTCAACGGCACCCTGGCAGTTGGTTTTATCGGCCTGGCCGAAGCCCTGGTGGCTTTAACCGGGCGGCATCACGGCCAAAGCGAGGAATCCCAGGCCCTGGGGCAGGAGATCGTGGCCTTTATGCGCCGGCGTATTGATGAGGCCTGCGAGGAATATGACCTGAACTATACACTGCTGGCCACGCCGGCTGAAGGTCTTTCCGGGCGCTTTGTGCAGATAGACCAGCGGGAGTTCGGAATTATTCCCGGGGTGACGGACCGGGAATACTACACCAACTCCTTCCATATTCCGGTATACTATCCCATCAACAGCTTTGAGAAGATCAGCCTGGAGGGGCCCTATCATAAATACTGCAATGCCGGGCATATCAGCTATGTGGAAATGGCCTCACCGCCGGTACATAACCCCGAGGCGGTGGAAGCGCTTATCCGCCACATGGCGGCCAGCGATATGGGTTATGCGGCCATTAATTTCCCGGTGGATTTCTGTACCAGCTGCAACTTAATGGGCGTAATCAACGAAAACAACTGCCCCCGTTGCGGGTCGGCAGCCATCCGGCGGGTGCGGCGGATTACCGGTTACCTTTCCACCGTGGACCGCTTCAACGATAGCAAGGTGGCGGAATTAAACGACCGTTTGCCCCACAGCTTGAGTTAG
- the nrdR gene encoding transcriptional regulator NrdR gives MRCPFCGFSESRVLDSRSAEDGYSIRRRRECAGCARRFTTYERVDELPLVVVKKDGRREVFNRNKLLAGLVKACQKRPVSMVTLEALVDEVERTLRSTAELEVSSRQIGEMIMERLRVLDEVAYVRFASVYREFRDVQEFLREIQRLSETP, from the coding sequence GTGCGCTGTCCCTTTTGCGGTTTTTCGGAAAGCCGGGTGCTGGATTCCCGCTCGGCGGAGGACGGGTATTCCATCCGCCGCCGGAGGGAATGCGCGGGATGCGCCCGGCGGTTTACCACCTACGAGCGGGTGGATGAGCTTCCCCTGGTGGTGGTAAAAAAGGACGGCCGGCGGGAGGTTTTTAACCGCAATAAACTTCTGGCCGGGCTGGTGAAGGCCTGTCAAAAGCGTCCCGTGTCCATGGTCACCCTGGAGGCCCTGGTGGACGAGGTGGAGCGAACATTGCGCAGCACAGCGGAGCTGGAGGTTTCCAGCCGGCAAATCGGCGAAATGATTATGGAACGGCTGCGTGTCCTGGATGAAGTAGCTTATGTGCGCTTTGCTTCAGTATACCGGGAGTTCCGGGATGTGCAGGAATTTTTGCGGGAAATCCAGCGCTTATCCGAAACGCCGTAA
- a CDS encoding YlmC/YmxH family sporulation protein — protein sequence MVKVSDLRMREVINIADGRRMGPIKDIDIDLEQGRISAIILPGQGNRLLGLFGREEEIVVPWHKIKKIGLDVILIDLRDVTDVRPEGGFPGNGKERYF from the coding sequence ATGGTAAAGGTATCAGATTTACGCATGCGGGAAGTAATTAACATTGCCGACGGGCGCCGTATGGGGCCGATTAAGGATATTGACATTGACCTGGAACAGGGGCGCATCAGCGCCATTATTCTCCCCGGTCAGGGAAATCGCCTTTTAGGGTTATTTGGTCGGGAAGAGGAAATTGTGGTTCCCTGGCACAAAATTAAAAAAATCGGCCTGGATGTAATTCTAATCGATCTGCGGGATGTTACCGACGTGCGGCCCGAAGGTGGTTTTCCGGGCAACGGGAAAGAACGTTATTTCTAA
- the spoIIR gene encoding stage II sporulation protein R gives MLSQRRIGFWVAGVLAVALLAGWGWHRAAMVNPYRPDHLIRFHVIANSDSPADQALKYRVRDVLIQAMTPSFQQARNIEEARIIARANLDYMEQLARQAIRNAGADYPVTVSLGHYRFPAKTYRVANANPGEVHDLTLPAGEYEAVRVVIGRGAGANWWCVLFPPLCFVELHNSAGPCAGERENPPRPDPGVKHDPAEKKPEQKPLSPADESREGELDAATGSKAQPAFKWTGPPAVATLAPVHRAGEDEGVVLRANSSDGTPVEFRFRILDFFAGVQGWLDRFWSSRTAE, from the coding sequence ATGCTCTCGCAAAGGCGGATCGGCTTTTGGGTTGCGGGCGTGCTGGCGGTGGCGCTGCTGGCTGGCTGGGGCTGGCACAGGGCTGCCATGGTTAACCCTTACCGTCCCGATCACCTGATCCGCTTCCATGTCATTGCCAACAGTGACTCGCCTGCCGACCAGGCGCTGAAATACCGGGTGCGGGATGTGCTTATCCAGGCCATGACCCCTAGCTTCCAGCAGGCCCGCAATATTGAAGAAGCCAGGATCATCGCCCGGGCCAACCTGGATTACATGGAGCAACTAGCCAGGCAGGCAATCCGCAATGCCGGGGCGGATTACCCTGTCACCGTTTCCCTGGGTCACTACCGGTTTCCGGCGAAAACCTATCGCGTGGCTAATGCCAACCCGGGAGAAGTTCATGACCTGACCCTGCCCGCCGGTGAATATGAAGCGGTGAGGGTGGTCATCGGCCGGGGTGCCGGGGCGAACTGGTGGTGCGTGTTGTTCCCGCCCCTATGTTTTGTAGAGCTTCACAATTCTGCCGGACCTTGTGCCGGCGAACGGGAAAACCCGCCCCGGCCGGACCCCGGGGTGAAGCATGATCCGGCTGAAAAAAAGCCGGAGCAAAAACCTTTGTCCCCGGCGGATGAAAGCAGAGAAGGGGAACTGGATGCCGCGACGGGTTCAAAAGCGCAGCCGGCTTTTAAATGGACCGGGCCCCCCGCCGTAGCCACCCTGGCTCCCGTCCACCGGGCCGGTGAAGACGAGGGTGTCGTATTAAGAGCGAATTCCTCCGACGGCACGCCCGTGGAATTTCGCTTCCGCATTCTGGACTTCTTCGCCGGTGTGCAGGGCTGGTTGGATCGTTTCTGGAGTAGCCGAACTGCGGAGTAA
- the sigG gene encoding RNA polymerase sporulation sigma factor SigG — protein sequence MLVNKVEISGVNTSKLPLLTGAQMRQLFEAMHNGDQEARTQLINGNLRLVLSVIQRFTNRGEYVDDLFQVGCIGLMKAIDNFDLSQNVKFSTYAVPMIIGEIRRYLRDNNSIRVSRSLRDIAYKALQVRDNLVNKYSREPSINEIAGELKLPREEIVFALDAIQEPISLFEPIYHDGGDPIFVMDQIKDEKNHDHNWLEGIAIRDALRKLSDREKLILTLRFYEGKTQMEVAEEIGISQAQVSRLEKAALNNMRKYL from the coding sequence ATGCTGGTGAACAAGGTAGAGATCAGTGGTGTGAACACCTCGAAACTCCCCCTGCTAACGGGGGCCCAGATGCGCCAGTTGTTCGAAGCAATGCACAACGGAGACCAGGAAGCCCGAACCCAGTTGATTAACGGTAACCTGCGCTTGGTCCTTTCGGTAATCCAGCGGTTTACCAACCGCGGTGAATATGTGGACGACCTCTTTCAGGTAGGTTGCATCGGATTGATGAAGGCGATCGATAATTTTGACCTCTCCCAGAACGTTAAGTTTTCCACCTACGCCGTTCCCATGATCATTGGTGAAATACGCCGTTATTTAAGGGATAACAATTCCATTCGCGTAAGCCGCTCTTTAAGGGATATTGCCTACAAAGCCCTGCAGGTGAGAGACAACCTGGTCAACAAGTATTCCCGGGAACCGTCTATCAATGAAATTGCCGGCGAATTGAAGCTGCCCCGGGAAGAAATAGTTTTTGCCCTGGATGCCATCCAGGAACCCATTTCCCTGTTTGAACCCATCTATCATGACGGCGGGGACCCCATCTTTGTCATGGACCAGATTAAGGACGAAAAGAACCACGACCATAACTGGCTGGAAGGCATCGCCATCAGGGATGCCTTGAGAAAGTTGAGCGATCGGGAAAAACTGATTCTCACCTTGCGTTTTTACGAGGGGAAAACCCAGATGGAGGTGGCGGAAGAAATCGGCATTTCCCAGGCCCAGGTATCCCGCCTGGAAAAAGCCGCTTTAAATAACATGCGCAAGTATTTATAG